atgttttatatatatgaaataaagtatgtttttatattcgcgacgtgttgaatctgatattaggttagtccaACCTAACACAACTCTATGATTCGGTACGAGTTGCAAAGCCTCGGACCAAAGATTAGAGGACACGAGTTTTGAATGGATACTCTGGGTTATagaattatgttttgtgacttgGAACGTCTATTCTCAACCCGTCGTAACACTTCCGGACTTGGCAGAGGAAGGTCGTtcgggcatgttcttgtttgattgttgcccgGTTGACTGACCGATGTCTaaaacggttcgggggtgttacagaggtggtatcagagcatggtttagaTCATGCGGTCAATCACGTACTTTCCgtgtttttatcgagtcaaatgtGTCGCAAAAGATGTGTTAGGAAACCAGCAGAGTTCCGTTTTAATTAGTATTCTTAATAGGAAATTTCCTATTTGTGGATTGCAGATGGCAAGAAGGGGAAGGAGTGAAGGAGGACATGATTGGATGCTGGGTACAGAAAGAGTCTCAAGAAGAATAGGACTGGGATATGAATCCGAGGGAAGGGTGCAAACACTGGCGCACACCAACCAAGGATCCAGTGAAGAAAATGTAGGAAGAAACAACAATCTGTTTGGACATGATCAAGAGATACTACCAGAAGAAAACTTTCCACCAAACCGTACGTTAAGGGGAAGACTAGAAACAGATGATAGCGAGTCAAGTGTCCAGGGACCAAGACCAATAAGTCGGAACAACCCTATTGAACCAGAAGTTCATGATCAACCACTAAAAGGAGAAGGAATGGAGCACACTTTGAAGATGCTTCATGACGTGATAGCAAGGTCACTACAACAACCTCAAGTGCAGCCTCAACCACTCATGCCACCACAACCTACAGTGGCTACACCGATATTACCGTTGATAACTGCCATGAAGAATATGACGACACCACATTTTGAAGGAGGGACAGATCCATTTGAAGCGAACCAGTGGCTTCAAACTATGGAGAAAATTTTTGAGACCCTGACGTGTTCCGAGGAGTCTAAAAAGAAGATGGCGGTGTGTTACTTAGACAAAGACGCGGCAGAATGGTGGGAGAGTAGGGATCGCCAAGTAGGACATCTGGTCACCACTTGGGCGGCATTCAAAAAAGAATTTGAACGCAAGTATTTCACCCCGGAGTCCAAGCGAAGGCTTCAACGTCAGTTTTCTAACCTAGTACAAGGAGACAAGACAGTTAGAGAATATGAATCTGAGTTCATGCGACTGTGACGACATGTGCTGCAAGGacaagatgatgaagaaaccaTGATATCTAACTTTATGTTTGGTCTAAAACCAGAGTTAGAAAATAGACTGGCAGTAGGGAACTATGAGAGTCTCACCGAGCTAGTGGAAAAGGCTGTGAATGTGGAGATTGGATTGGAAGCTGAGAAGGCGGCAACTAAGAAATCCAAGCAGCATCAAGAAGGAAAGTATGGTGGAAACCAAAGATCTTTTAAGGGTAAAGATAAGGAAAAGGAATCGGGAGGGCCAAGTCGACGATCTCTGTTCACAGGGAAATGCTTTAACTGTGGCAAGATAGACCATAAGTCAAGTGAATGCTACGGGAAGAAACCTGGATCCTTTCAGTCAAACTCCTACAATCCTACATGTTTCACGGGTGGAAAGAAAGGGCACATCTCTACCCAGTGCAGCGTCAACCGTCCTATCCCAGCTACGCCAATCACTGTCCATCCTCCTCCAGCTCTACCTGCAATCGCACCAGCGCCAAAAAGGCAAGCTATAGGAGGTAGAGTTTACGCTTTAGAACTAGAGGATACTAACCCTCCAGGCCCATCTAAGGCTCCCATCACAGGTATTTGGGTTCTTTAACCTTACTAATTTGACTTTGTGTTGTGTGATTGCTTGTGATGGATTGGTTAATTTCTATTGGATATTTATTATGTTGTTGATATATATTGATGTTGTGGCAGGAACTTTACATGTTGCGGGGCGTcccacacatgtattgttcgactccggggcaacacatagttttgtgacccCTGAGGTAGCTGCCGAGTTTATGGGATCATTTGTGATTGACAGGATGGATGTGGTTGTAATGACTCCCGGAGACCAAACCCTCCAAGCAAAAGAATGCCTCAAAAGAGTTCCGTTAGTCATTTGCAAGAAGATGTTCTTGGCAAATTTGTTGGTGGTGCCCTTAAAAGGATATGAAGTTATCTTGGGCATGAATTGGTTATCAGGCTATCGGGCACAATCAGATTGTGGAAAAGGTCGTATTTTGTTCAAGGAGAACGGGCAACGACAAGTAGTGTTCTACGGGATCAGTCCAAGCAAGTCTGTGTCTTTAGTAGCTGCCTTGAGAGTGGAAGATTTGTTTAAGGATGGAGAAGCGTATCTGATAACAGTAACTACTAGTGAAGGACCCGCAAGCAATGGAGTTGGAATTACGGATATTGCGGTAGTACAAGAGTTCGAGGATGTGTTTGCAGCGTTGAAAGAGTTACCTCCATCTCGGAGTAACTCTTTCACAATTAACTTGGAACCTGAAGCGAAGCCGATAGGAAAGACTCCCTACCGCATGGCACCTGCAGAGTTAGCAGAGTTGAAGAAACAGCTTGAAGATTTAATGGAGAAAGGTTTCATAAGCCCTAGCTCTTCACCATGGGGAGCTCCGGTCTTATTTgtcaagaagaaggatggtagcatgcggcTGATTATCGAGGAATCAACAATATCACCATCAAAGATAAGTATCCTCTTCCGAGGATTgacgagttgttggatcagctaAGGGGAGCAAGTTGGTTTTCAAAGATCGATTTGGCGTCGGGTTATCATCAGATTCCAATTTCAGAAGGTGATGTCATGAAGACTGCGTTTAGAACTCGTTATGGACAATACGAGTTCGTAGTAATGCCTTTTGGCCTTACTAGCGCACCGGCGGCcttcatgagattgatgaatgaaGTCTTCCACGATtatctcgacaagttcgtgatAATTTTCATCGatgacattttaatatattccaaGACAGAGGTAGAGCACAAAGCACACTTGAAGCTAGTATTGGAACGGTTAAGAAACCAGAAGCTGTATGCCAAGTTCAGCAAGTGTTCTTTCTGGAAAAGAGAGATCGGGTTCTTGGTGCACCGAGTGTCTGGAGAAGGAGTTTCCGTAGATTCGGAAAAGGTGAAAGCCATCGAGGAATGGCAAAGGCCATCAACGGTAACCGAGGTAAGAAGTTTCCTCGGGTTAGCCGGGTATTATCGAAAGTTCGTCAAGAACTTTTCTTCGATCGCTAAGCCCCTGACGAAGTTGACTGGAAAAGGAGTTCCGTTCATTTGGGGAAAAGAAACGGAGGAAGCATTtcagagactgaagaaagctttgaCCACAACACCGGTATTGGCATTACCTGAACAAGGTAAACCTTACACTGTGTACGCAGATGCTTCTAGGGTTGGGTTGGGTtgtgtgttgatgcaggaaggCAAAGTAATTGCTTATGCATCAAGGCAACTCAGGAAACATGAAGAGAACTACCCAACACACGACTTAGAAATGGCGGCAGTGGTGTTTGCGTTAAGGATTTGGAGATCCTACTTATATGGAGAAGTCGTGGAAGTATTCACAGATCATAAGAGTCTCAAGTATTTGTTCACGCAGCTTGATCTGAACCTCCGACAAAggcgatggatggagtttgtggcgGATTACGACCTGAAGATTCAATATCATCCAGGCAAAGCTAATGTAGTCGCAGATGCACTAAGTCGTAGAAAGTTGGCGTCCGATGTTGGAAAGGAAGTGGAAGCGTTATCGAATGAACTTAAGTTGATGACTTTATGGGCAATTGAAGGAGAGCCAAGTGAGGCATTAGGCATGCATGCAGTAAACCAGGCGGTTTACTCGCACGGATCAGACAGGAGCAACAACGTGATGAAAAGTTAAAGAGAATTATTGAGGAAGTCAAGTGTCAAGAAGGTCCAAACCCAAGTGGCTATCATATGGCGTCAGATGGTACACTATTACTTAATGGGAGAATTTCAGTACCACAAGGAGAAGGGCTACGAGATGAGATTTTGAAGTCGGCGCATCATTCGTTACTCAGTATCCACCCCGGGAGTACGAAAATGTATCGAGATATCCGAAGGTATTATCATTGGCCAGGAATGAAGAAATTAGTGGCACGATGGGTGGCTCAATGTCaaacttgtcaacaagtcaaAGTCGAGCATCAGATTCCAGGAGGATTGTTACAAAGCTTACCAGTACCTCAGTGGAAATGGGATTCCATAtccatggatttcatcactGGGTTACCCCCGGCTCGAGGTAGATCAAATAACGCAATATGGGTGATTGTCGACAGGCTTACGAAGGTGGCGTACTTGTTACCGATGAAGGAAACTGATAAGGTAGAAGTATTGGCAGAGATGTATGTGGACCAAATTTtgaggttgcatggtgtgcCAACAAATATAGTCTCCGATCGAGATCCTAGATTCACCTCAAATTTTTGGAAGGCGTTACAAGAAGCAGTGGGAACTAAGTTATTCATAAGCATCGTGTATCATCCCGAGACGGATGGCCAAACCGAAAGAACCATTCGCACCATAGAGAATATGATGCGGATGTGTATATTGGATTGGGCGGGAAGCTAGGAAAATAATTTACCATTAGTCGAATTctcctacaacaacagctttcACTCTAGCATAGGTATGGCGCCATATGAGGCGCTTTATGGGAGGCCATGCAAAACACCTTTATGCTGGACcgaagttggagaaagaagagagtttgGACCCGGAATTGTAGAAGAGACAATGAAAAAAGTTGGAGATCATTCAAACCAATATGAAGAAAGCGCAGGATAGACAAAAGAAGTACGCCGATCAATCAAGGCGAGAAGTGGTGTTTAATATTGGTGATTGGGTTTATCTGAAAGTGTCAGGTCAGAAAGGAAAGAAGAGATTCGGGAAGGTCGGGAAACTAGCTGTTAGATTCATTTGGCCTTACCAGATTGAAGGACGAATCGGAGATGTTGCTTACCGCCTCAACCTACCTGAAGAGATGCAAATACATCGGGTATTTCACGTATCAATGCTGCGGAAACATGTTCATGATCCCAACGCTATTGAGACAGAGAAAATCGAAAATCTGCAAACAATCCTCACTTATCCAGAGGTACCAATTCGAATAGGTGAACGTCGGATACGAAGATTGA
The sequence above is drawn from the Brassica napus cultivar Da-Ae chromosome C7 unlocalized genomic scaffold, Da-Ae chrC07_Random_32, whole genome shotgun sequence genome and encodes:
- the LOC125594990 gene encoding uncharacterized protein LOC125594990 — encoded protein: MKKAQDRQKKYADQSRREVVFNIGDWVYLKVSGQKGKKRFGKVGKLAVRFIWPYQIEGRIGDVAYRLNLPEEMQIHRVFHVSMLRKHVHDPNAIETEKIENLQTILTYPEVPIRIGERRIRRLKNRDISQVQVFWGKRNRVVVTWEDEPRFKALHPEFFHEDVVMEEGGSPDP